The following proteins come from a genomic window of Candidatus Sericytochromatia bacterium:
- a CDS encoding acyl carrier protein: MVASESEVFERIKKIVIERLDVSDASVTLDAGFTEDLGADSLDTVELVMAFEEEFNVEIPDEDAENIKTIRDAVNYVVKAA; encoded by the coding sequence ATGGTCGCCAGCGAAAGCGAAGTGTTCGAACGGATCAAGAAGATCGTGATCGAGCGTTTGGACGTCAGTGATGCCTCGGTCACGCTGGACGCGGGATTCACCGAAGACCTCGGAGCGGACTCGCTGGATACCGTGGAGTTGGTGATGGCCTTCGAAGAGGAATTCAACGTCGAAATTCCGGACGAGGATGCCGAGAACATCAAGACCATCCGCGATGCCGTCAACTATGTGGTGAAAGCCGCCTGA
- a CDS encoding beta-ketoacyl-ACP synthase III produces MPAQPGSDPLPAGLHPVALTGVGAQLPTRVLSNDFFAARLDTSDAWIRSRTGIATRRVLAPEENLWELCLPAAREALSMAGVEPASLELIVVATSSPDHPMPSTAAWLQAHLGATRAVAFDMEAACSGFVFGLAVVSQFIRTGLYTRCLLVGADALSRFMDYEDRNTSILFGDGAGAVVVERGQVEGLHALKLATDGTRADQLVIAPDASPTDCVPRSRPQSFMRMNGREIYKFVLDTVPDQIREVCHMAGCELDDIDAFLLHQANQRILEGVATRLGVPLERVPSHLSRYGNTSAASIPIVLAEEVGAGRIKRGDTLCLSGFGAGLTWGSAIADWNGPA; encoded by the coding sequence ATGCCTGCCCAACCTGGCAGTGACCCCCTCCCAGCCGGCCTTCATCCCGTCGCCCTGACGGGCGTGGGCGCGCAGTTGCCGACACGGGTGCTGTCCAACGACTTCTTCGCTGCGCGTCTTGACACCAGCGACGCGTGGATTCGCAGCCGAACCGGCATCGCGACGCGTCGGGTACTGGCCCCAGAGGAAAACCTGTGGGAGCTCTGCCTGCCGGCTGCGCGGGAGGCGCTCTCGATGGCCGGAGTGGAGCCGGCGTCGCTGGAACTGATCGTGGTGGCGACCTCCAGTCCGGACCATCCGATGCCTTCCACTGCGGCCTGGCTACAGGCGCACCTTGGCGCCACGCGCGCGGTGGCCTTCGACATGGAAGCGGCCTGCAGCGGCTTTGTCTTTGGTCTGGCGGTGGTCAGCCAGTTCATTCGTACCGGCCTGTACACGCGCTGCCTGCTGGTGGGCGCCGATGCCCTCTCCCGGTTCATGGATTACGAGGACCGCAATACCAGCATCCTGTTCGGTGACGGCGCCGGGGCGGTGGTGGTGGAAAGAGGTCAGGTCGAAGGGCTTCACGCGCTCAAGCTGGCGACCGATGGCACCCGGGCGGACCAGCTGGTGATCGCGCCGGACGCTTCACCAACCGACTGCGTGCCGCGTAGCCGACCGCAATCGTTCATGCGAATGAACGGTCGCGAGATCTACAAGTTTGTGCTGGATACCGTCCCGGACCAGATCCGCGAGGTCTGTCACATGGCTGGGTGCGAGCTGGACGACATCGACGCCTTCTTGCTGCACCAGGCCAATCAGCGCATTTTGGAAGGTGTGGCCACTCGTCTGGGGGTGCCCCTCGAGCGCGTCCCCAGTCACCTGTCCCGCTACGGGAATACCTCGGCGGCCTCGATTCCGATCGTGCTGGCCGAGGAGGTGGGCGCAGGCCGCATCAAGCGCGGCGATACCCTCTGCCTGTCAGGTTTCGGGGCAGGGCTGACGTGGGGGTCCGCCATCGCGGACTGGAACGGTCCGGCCTGA
- the rpmF gene encoding 50S ribosomal protein L32, whose product MPQPKKKHTNMRTGHRRSHWMNSIHIPNLTTCPTCRAPMLLHTLCQSCRTYKGRQYGVPAAEG is encoded by the coding sequence ATGCCCCAGCCTAAAAAGAAGCACACCAACATGCGCACCGGCCACCGCCGCTCGCACTGGATGAACAGCATCCACATTCCCAACCTGACGACGTGCCCGACCTGCCGCGCGCCGATGTTGTTGCACACCCTCTGCCAGAGCTGCCGCACCTACAAGGGTCGGCAGTACGGCGTCCCCGCCGCGGAAGGCTAA
- a CDS encoding DUF177 domain-containing protein — MQILVSSILQAPSSVTWYDFDESLALPDEGEQLVEPVKGQLRVERIGDHLLQLTGPFQSRIRLGCDRCGAFFEAPVAFELTEALEVVDTVPSAEEVEETVPLSGYLDVSDLVRQTLLLSLPVRKLCGCEPLVSSSETVSLDPRWSALSSFQPERNGKH, encoded by the coding sequence ATGCAGATCCTGGTATCGAGCATTTTGCAAGCACCGAGTTCGGTCACGTGGTACGACTTTGACGAGTCGCTCGCGCTGCCTGATGAAGGCGAACAGCTCGTGGAACCTGTGAAGGGTCAGCTGCGGGTTGAACGCATTGGCGATCACTTGCTGCAACTGACCGGCCCCTTTCAGTCCCGCATCCGCCTGGGTTGTGATCGTTGCGGCGCTTTTTTCGAAGCGCCCGTGGCCTTCGAACTGACGGAAGCTCTGGAAGTGGTCGATACGGTTCCCTCTGCCGAAGAGGTGGAGGAGACTGTACCGCTCTCGGGCTACCTCGACGTTAGTGATTTGGTTCGTCAGACGTTGTTGCTCAGCCTGCCGGTACGCAAGCTGTGCGGATGTGAACCTCTGGTGTCCAGCAGTGAGACCGTCAGTCTCGACCCTCGCTGGTCCGCACTCAGCAGCTTTCAGCCGGAACGCAACGGGAAGCACTGA
- the smpB gene encoding SsrA-binding protein SmpB: MAAPEKAPARPHRIITDNRRAFHEYHILERFDCGMVLTGTEVKSLRMGKVNLTDSFARIEDGEVWVYHMHVAPYTHGNIYNVDPLRRRKVLLKKTEIFRLLGKTREKGLTLVPLKLYWDGDWAKLELGLAKGKQLHDKRDAIAKRDVARDTARELRERHR; this comes from the coding sequence TTGGCTGCCCCCGAGAAAGCCCCAGCGCGGCCACACCGCATCATTACCGACAATCGCCGGGCCTTCCACGAATATCACATCCTGGAACGCTTCGACTGCGGAATGGTGCTGACCGGTACTGAGGTCAAAAGCCTGCGCATGGGCAAGGTGAACCTCACGGACTCCTTTGCTCGCATCGAAGATGGCGAGGTCTGGGTCTATCACATGCACGTGGCGCCCTACACCCACGGCAACATCTACAACGTCGACCCCTTGCGACGCCGCAAAGTGCTGCTCAAGAAGACGGAGATCTTCCGTTTGCTGGGGAAGACCCGAGAGAAGGGGCTGACACTTGTCCCGCTCAAGCTTTATTGGGATGGCGACTGGGCCAAGCTGGAGCTGGGTCTGGCAAAGGGTAAGCAACTCCACGACAAGCGGGACGCAATCGCCAAGCGAGATGTCGCCCGTGACACCGCGCGCGAGCTGCGAGAACGGCATCGCTGA
- the rpiB gene encoding ribose 5-phosphate isomerase B, with protein MRIALAADHGGYALKEYLKSLLVSWGHEPIDMGTHSAAAVDYPDFALLGAAAVAQGQTERAILLDGAGIGSAVVANKLPGVRAGCCNDLFSARNARAHNDTNVLTLGARVIGEGLASEIVKVWLETAFETRHLPRIDKIVKLEQQLFGGALKG; from the coding sequence TTGCGCATCGCACTGGCCGCGGATCATGGCGGTTATGCCTTGAAGGAATATCTCAAGAGCCTGCTGGTCTCTTGGGGGCACGAGCCCATCGATATGGGCACCCACTCGGCGGCGGCGGTCGATTACCCTGACTTTGCTTTGCTCGGTGCTGCGGCCGTGGCTCAGGGCCAAACGGAGCGGGCCATTTTGCTGGATGGTGCCGGAATTGGCTCCGCGGTGGTGGCGAACAAGCTGCCAGGGGTGCGAGCCGGCTGTTGCAACGACCTGTTTTCGGCCCGCAATGCGAGGGCCCACAACGACACCAATGTTCTCACCCTGGGCGCGCGGGTGATCGGGGAGGGGCTCGCCAGTGAGATCGTGAAGGTCTGGCTGGAAACGGCGTTCGAAACCCGCCACCTTCCCCGCATCGACAAGATCGTGAAGCTTGAACAGCAGCTGTTCGGTGGCGCGCTGAAAGGTTGA
- the deoC gene encoding deoxyribose-phosphate aldolase produces MATYGGPRGPGRRAAELAPMIDHTLLRADATEADVRQLCAEAAEWKFASVCVNPSWVPLASQQLKGTGVMVCTVIGFPLGATDARSKGDETRHAVAAGADEIDMVLNVGAMKSKDYETVARDIAAVVQAAAGKTVKVILETVYLSDEEKVAACLLSRETGAHFVKTSTGFGPGGATAADIALMRRIVGPVMGVKASGGIRDTATALKMVEAGASRLGCSASVAIVKGASASGGGY; encoded by the coding sequence ATGGCGACCTATGGCGGCCCCCGGGGCCCAGGTCGCCGGGCCGCTGAGCTGGCGCCCATGATCGATCACACGCTGCTGCGGGCCGACGCGACGGAGGCCGACGTTCGTCAGCTGTGTGCCGAGGCCGCCGAGTGGAAGTTTGCCTCCGTGTGTGTCAACCCGTCCTGGGTGCCGCTGGCCAGCCAGCAACTCAAGGGCACCGGTGTCATGGTGTGTACCGTGATTGGCTTTCCCCTCGGGGCCACCGACGCCCGGAGCAAGGGAGACGAGACGCGCCATGCGGTCGCCGCAGGGGCGGACGAGATCGACATGGTGCTGAACGTGGGCGCGATGAAAAGCAAAGATTATGAAACCGTGGCCCGTGACATCGCTGCCGTGGTCCAGGCGGCAGCAGGCAAGACCGTCAAGGTGATCCTGGAGACCGTGTACCTGAGCGACGAGGAAAAGGTGGCGGCCTGTCTGCTCTCCAGGGAGACTGGGGCACATTTTGTGAAGACCTCGACCGGGTTCGGACCAGGAGGGGCCACCGCGGCGGACATTGCCCTGATGCGTCGGATCGTGGGTCCCGTGATGGGGGTGAAGGCCTCGGGGGGGATTCGCGACACGGCGACGGCGCTGAAAATGGTCGAGGCGGGGGCCAGTCGCCTCGGTTGCAGTGCGAGTGTGGCGATCGTGAAGGGAGCCAGTGCCTCCGGCGGTGGCTATTGA
- a CDS encoding BMC domain-containing protein, which yields MSAGSDQKPKVILRAYAFLDTVQPQFASFISTTAQGYLPTAGQSMLFVEVAPGMAINDLADKALKGTRVRPGMMIVERAFGMLEVHEDSQGEVRQAGQAILDGIGVGIGEVLKPKIVSNQVIRHVSDFQAQLINNFRRGNMLLGGQTLFIMETEPAAYAVLAANEAEKAANINIVHIQPFGAFGRVYLGGEEADIEVAKEAALRAVEGLGGKAW from the coding sequence GTGAGTGCAGGATCCGACCAGAAACCCAAGGTGATATTGCGGGCCTACGCATTTCTGGACACGGTCCAGCCGCAGTTTGCCTCTTTCATCTCCACCACGGCGCAAGGCTATCTGCCCACGGCAGGGCAGTCGATGCTGTTCGTGGAGGTGGCTCCCGGCATGGCCATCAACGATCTGGCAGACAAGGCCCTCAAGGGGACGCGTGTGCGCCCCGGCATGATGATCGTGGAACGCGCCTTCGGCATGCTCGAGGTGCATGAAGACAGCCAGGGAGAAGTCCGCCAGGCTGGCCAGGCCATTCTGGATGGGATCGGGGTGGGAATCGGGGAGGTCCTGAAGCCGAAGATCGTCAGCAACCAGGTCATCCGGCACGTGTCGGACTTTCAGGCCCAGCTGATCAACAACTTCCGCCGCGGCAACATGCTGCTCGGCGGCCAGACCCTCTTCATCATGGAAACCGAGCCAGCCGCCTATGCCGTGCTGGCCGCCAACGAGGCTGAAAAGGCTGCCAACATCAACATTGTCCATATTCAGCCCTTCGGGGCGTTCGGGCGGGTGTATCTCGGCGGCGAAGAAGCCGATATCGAGGTCGCCAAGGAAGCGGCCCTGCGCGCGGTGGAAGGCCTCGGCGGTAAGGCCTGGTAA
- a CDS encoding BMC domain-containing protein yields the protein MSDALGMIETTSFAALVEAADAMVKAAKVELTGYEKTGGGYVTAVVRGDVAAVRAATEAGARAAEKVGSVVAVHVIARPHSNVDRVMPLGRTGADAPRV from the coding sequence ATGTCAGACGCTCTCGGCATGATCGAAACCACCAGCTTTGCGGCCCTCGTGGAGGCGGCCGATGCCATGGTCAAAGCCGCCAAGGTGGAACTCACGGGTTACGAGAAGACCGGGGGCGGATACGTCACCGCCGTCGTGCGGGGAGATGTGGCCGCCGTGCGGGCTGCCACCGAAGCCGGTGCCCGCGCCGCGGAAAAAGTGGGCTCCGTGGTGGCCGTGCATGTGATTGCGCGCCCACATTCCAACGTGGATCGCGTGATGCCGCTCGGCCGCACCGGCGCCGACGCCCCGCGGGTCTGA
- a CDS encoding EutN/CcmL family microcompartment protein, giving the protein MQIGVVSGTVVSSHKDPRLSGCKLLVVRQVDLEGRPSGPYVVAVDAVGAGPGEYVLFATGSSARQTDATENRPVDCTIMAIVDMWEVDGVVHYQKDAPVSVAEE; this is encoded by the coding sequence GTGCAGATTGGGGTGGTTTCCGGGACGGTGGTTTCCAGCCACAAGGACCCCCGTCTGTCGGGATGTAAACTGCTCGTCGTGCGCCAGGTCGATCTGGAAGGTCGTCCCAGTGGACCTTACGTGGTGGCGGTAGATGCCGTGGGCGCCGGCCCGGGCGAGTACGTGCTGTTCGCTACCGGCTCATCGGCTCGCCAGACCGACGCCACCGAGAATCGTCCCGTCGATTGCACCATCATGGCCATCGTGGACATGTGGGAGGTCGACGGGGTGGTTCATTATCAGAAGGACGCGCCCGTCTCCGTCGCTGAAGAATGA
- a CDS encoding aldehyde dehydrogenase family protein — protein MTHVNEAQVRDLVSQVVQRLQADGSLPRPAGTSGAAGVVQATAKAQENLFGEVECAVRATRQAQAEWAKAGLEDRHRVVAAIRAVGHRHAEALSKRAVEETGLGRFDDKLEKLRLVLDKTPGPEDLDSRRRVWSGDHGLVLIELAPYGVIGAITPTTNPADTVFNNAISFVSAGNGAIFNAHPTAREVSNWAARLINQAIIEAGGPAHLITAVATPTIETANQLMTARGVDLLVVTGGPHVVKAALQSRKKVIAGGPGNPPVVVDETADLERAARAIYKGASFDNNVICTLEKECVVVAAVADKLKDELKRCGAYEVPPHLHDKLFAHIFSQDHGPGKEAVVNKQCVGKNASEILAAIGVTVDPERCRLAIVEVNRNHPLLWTEQLMPVFPITRVRDVDEAIDLAIELEGGRGHTACMHSRNIDALSKMARLINTAIFVKNGPSLAGLGAGSDAPTAWTIAGPTGEGCTSARHFTKERRCVLTDAFRIV, from the coding sequence ATGACACACGTGAACGAAGCTCAGGTGCGAGACCTGGTCTCCCAGGTGGTGCAACGCCTGCAGGCCGACGGTAGCCTGCCTCGTCCCGCGGGAACCTCAGGTGCTGCTGGAGTCGTGCAAGCGACTGCGAAGGCCCAGGAAAACCTGTTTGGTGAGGTGGAATGCGCCGTCCGTGCGACCCGGCAGGCGCAGGCCGAGTGGGCCAAGGCCGGGCTGGAAGATCGACATCGTGTGGTGGCCGCGATCCGGGCCGTGGGACACCGCCATGCGGAAGCGCTCTCGAAACGAGCGGTGGAGGAGACAGGGCTCGGTCGATTCGACGACAAACTGGAGAAATTGCGCCTGGTGCTCGACAAGACGCCGGGCCCTGAGGACCTGGACAGCCGTCGTCGGGTCTGGTCCGGCGATCACGGGTTGGTGCTGATCGAACTGGCGCCCTACGGCGTGATCGGCGCAATCACGCCCACCACCAACCCAGCCGATACGGTGTTCAACAACGCCATTAGCTTCGTATCAGCCGGAAACGGCGCCATCTTCAATGCGCACCCGACGGCCCGGGAGGTGTCGAACTGGGCGGCGCGCCTGATCAATCAGGCCATCATCGAGGCTGGAGGCCCCGCCCACCTCATCACCGCGGTGGCCACACCCACAATCGAAACGGCCAACCAACTCATGACCGCGCGCGGGGTAGACCTCCTGGTGGTCACGGGGGGGCCGCACGTGGTCAAGGCGGCCCTGCAAAGTCGCAAGAAGGTGATCGCCGGAGGCCCCGGCAATCCGCCCGTGGTGGTGGATGAAACGGCCGACCTCGAACGGGCCGCGCGAGCCATCTACAAGGGCGCGAGCTTCGACAACAACGTCATTTGCACCCTGGAGAAGGAATGCGTGGTGGTGGCGGCGGTGGCCGATAAGTTGAAAGACGAGCTGAAGCGCTGCGGGGCCTACGAGGTACCGCCCCACCTGCACGACAAGCTGTTTGCGCACATCTTCAGTCAGGACCATGGGCCTGGCAAGGAAGCCGTCGTGAACAAGCAGTGCGTGGGCAAGAACGCCAGTGAAATTTTGGCGGCGATCGGGGTCACGGTCGACCCGGAGCGCTGTCGCCTGGCGATCGTCGAGGTCAATCGCAACCACCCCCTGCTCTGGACAGAGCAACTGATGCCCGTTTTTCCCATCACGCGGGTGCGGGATGTGGACGAGGCGATCGACCTGGCGATCGAGTTGGAGGGCGGTCGTGGCCACACCGCCTGCATGCATTCGCGCAACATCGACGCGCTCAGCAAGATGGCCCGGCTCATCAACACGGCCATCTTCGTCAAAAACGGTCCCTCCCTGGCTGGACTCGGAGCGGGCAGCGATGCCCCCACGGCCTGGACCATCGCCGGCCCCACCGGCGAGGGCTGCACCTCGGCCCGCCACTTCACCAAGGAGCGTCGGTGTGTACTCACCGACGCCTTCCGGATCGTCTGA
- a CDS encoding BMC domain-containing protein, protein MRPPDPAHPAIALLELASIAQGYFLADLVIKKAPVHLLEADAVSPGKFLLLFSGDVASVRESHEAALACGAGEVIDTLFLPHVHAQVPAALAGETLEASLDAVGVYELFTVASAIACADAALKAADIRLLTLRIARGIGGKAFFTLTGSQSDVEAALEAADQLAVPGGTRVRRIVIPNPHGEFLSWLQPPRH, encoded by the coding sequence ATGCGCCCACCAGACCCGGCCCATCCGGCGATCGCCCTGCTGGAGTTGGCCAGCATCGCACAGGGCTATTTTCTCGCTGACCTGGTGATCAAGAAGGCCCCAGTGCACTTGCTGGAAGCCGATGCCGTCAGTCCCGGCAAGTTCCTGTTGCTGTTCTCCGGCGATGTGGCCAGCGTGCGCGAGAGCCATGAAGCGGCCTTGGCCTGCGGGGCCGGGGAGGTGATCGACACGCTCTTTCTGCCCCACGTGCATGCGCAAGTGCCGGCCGCCTTGGCCGGGGAAACGCTCGAGGCTTCGCTGGATGCCGTGGGCGTGTATGAACTGTTCACCGTCGCCTCGGCGATCGCCTGTGCCGACGCGGCCCTCAAGGCGGCAGATATTCGCTTGCTGACCCTGCGGATCGCGCGTGGGATCGGAGGCAAGGCTTTTTTCACGCTCACGGGCAGTCAGAGCGACGTCGAGGCGGCTTTGGAGGCTGCCGATCAGCTGGCTGTTCCGGGCGGGACCCGGGTGCGCCGGATCGTGATTCCCAATCCGCACGGAGAGTTCCTCTCCTGGCTGCAACCTCCCCGGCACTGA
- a CDS encoding EutN/CcmL family microcompartment protein, whose product MFVAQVIGTLVASQKAPALRGIKLMIVQPLNPAFEPSGEPLVAVDTVGVGVGERAFCVLGKEAAFALPDPYAAVDVAVVGIVDDLTVPREVTP is encoded by the coding sequence ATGTTTGTCGCGCAGGTGATCGGCACCCTGGTGGCCTCGCAAAAAGCACCCGCTTTGCGGGGCATCAAGCTCATGATCGTGCAACCCCTCAACCCGGCCTTCGAGCCCAGTGGGGAGCCTCTCGTGGCGGTCGATACGGTGGGCGTCGGGGTCGGCGAGCGGGCCTTTTGTGTGCTGGGCAAGGAGGCCGCCTTTGCCTTACCAGACCCCTATGCCGCCGTGGATGTGGCGGTGGTTGGTATCGTGGATGATCTCACGGTGCCTCGGGAGGTGACGCCATGA
- a CDS encoding EutN/CcmL family microcompartment protein — MMLARVTGTLVATQKHPAYHGQRIVQVQPLSPDLRPQGSPFYAVAHMQAGEGDLVLVAREGGSARMLLDLGELPIHAAIAGIVDAVNEEVGLK, encoded by the coding sequence ATGATGTTGGCCCGCGTGACTGGCACGCTGGTGGCGACCCAGAAGCACCCCGCCTATCACGGGCAGCGCATCGTGCAGGTCCAACCGCTATCCCCTGATTTACGGCCGCAGGGCTCTCCGTTCTATGCCGTGGCCCACATGCAGGCAGGAGAAGGCGACCTGGTGCTGGTGGCGCGCGAGGGGGGTAGCGCGCGCATGTTGCTCGACCTTGGGGAGCTCCCGATTCACGCGGCGATCGCCGGCATCGTGGATGCCGTGAACGAGGAGGTGGGCCTGAAATGA
- a CDS encoding class II aldolase/adducin family protein: MTEWQARRDIVAVCAAMYQKGFLAATDGNVSVRCGDRLLVTPSGVAKGQLSPDALIVTDLFGRRLQGAGQPSSEMAMHVAAYAARPEVRAVVHGHPPRAIAFTVAGRPIPGQLLPEVVVSLGGEIPTLPYTTPTTEEVPAVLGPALRGHDVVMMAWHGAVCLGLDAWDAYYKMEKLEHLCEVALFAEQLGGARPLSAEQVARLKTLGSTAPPQC; encoded by the coding sequence ATGACCGAATGGCAGGCCCGACGCGACATTGTGGCGGTATGCGCCGCGATGTATCAAAAAGGTTTCCTGGCCGCCACGGATGGAAACGTGAGCGTACGCTGTGGTGACCGGTTACTCGTCACGCCGTCGGGCGTGGCCAAGGGCCAGCTGTCGCCGGACGCGCTGATCGTGACGGACCTCTTCGGGCGACGCCTTCAGGGGGCGGGCCAACCCAGTTCCGAGATGGCCATGCACGTGGCCGCTTACGCGGCACGGCCCGAGGTGAGGGCCGTGGTACACGGGCATCCTCCGCGGGCGATCGCCTTTACGGTGGCCGGACGGCCGATCCCGGGACAGCTGTTGCCGGAGGTGGTGGTGAGCCTCGGCGGCGAGATCCCGACCCTGCCCTACACCACGCCGACCACCGAGGAGGTTCCCGCCGTGCTGGGGCCGGCCTTGCGGGGCCACGATGTGGTCATGATGGCCTGGCACGGCGCGGTGTGTCTGGGCCTTGATGCCTGGGACGCGTATTACAAAATGGAAAAGTTGGAGCACCTCTGCGAGGTCGCCCTGTTTGCCGAGCAACTGGGTGGGGCGCGCCCGCTGTCAGCCGAACAGGTGGCCAGGCTCAAAACGCTGGGTTCGACAGCCCCCCCACAGTGCTGA
- a CDS encoding ABC transporter ATP-binding protein, translating to MAEPLLKVSGLKTHFFTDEGVVKAVDGVDFEIPRGGILGIVGESGCGKSITSLSIMRLVAQPQGRIVDGQILFNGQDLLKLSEPEMRRIRGNRIALISQDPMTSLNPVLTVGDQIMEAIILHQGLSKADARKKAIEMLERVGIPSADTRIDDYPHQFSGGMRQRVVIAMALSCEPDLLIADEPTTALDVTIQAQILDLMRDIRDRNNAAVIMITHDLGVVAELCDTVAVMYAGKVVEYTDVNTIFQNPQHPYTQGLMKSIPQLGVRQERLTPIEGQPPSLSKLPAGCSFSPRCPQAWAKCAESPRLETTDSGHLVRCWLTKEASALAKEAK from the coding sequence GTGGCGGAACCGCTGCTGAAAGTTTCAGGCCTCAAAACCCATTTCTTCACGGACGAAGGGGTGGTCAAGGCCGTGGATGGCGTGGACTTTGAAATTCCGCGCGGGGGCATCCTGGGGATTGTGGGGGAATCTGGATGCGGAAAAAGCATCACCTCCCTCTCCATCATGCGCCTGGTCGCTCAGCCGCAAGGCCGGATTGTCGACGGGCAAATCTTGTTCAACGGACAGGACCTGTTGAAGCTCTCTGAGCCTGAGATGCGGCGGATCCGAGGCAACCGGATTGCACTGATCTCTCAGGACCCGATGACCTCGTTGAATCCCGTCCTGACGGTCGGTGATCAGATTATGGAGGCGATCATCTTGCATCAGGGCCTGTCCAAGGCAGACGCCCGCAAGAAGGCCATCGAAATGCTGGAGCGGGTGGGCATTCCGAGTGCCGACACCCGCATTGATGACTATCCACATCAATTTTCCGGGGGCATGCGCCAGCGAGTCGTGATTGCGATGGCGCTCTCCTGTGAGCCGGACCTCTTGATCGCCGACGAACCCACCACTGCGTTGGACGTGACCATCCAGGCCCAGATTCTCGACCTGATGCGGGACATCCGAGACCGCAACAACGCGGCCGTCATCATGATCACGCACGACCTCGGAGTCGTGGCGGAACTCTGCGACACGGTGGCTGTGATGTACGCGGGCAAGGTCGTCGAGTACACCGACGTCAACACCATCTTCCAGAATCCCCAGCACCCCTACACCCAGGGACTGATGAAGTCGATTCCGCAGCTTGGGGTTCGTCAGGAACGCCTGACGCCCATCGAGGGTCAGCCCCCAAGCCTGTCCAAACTGCCCGCCGGCTGCTCGTTCTCGCCCCGTTGCCCGCAGGCCTGGGCCAAATGCGCCGAATCGCCTCGCCTCGAAACGACCGATTCTGGTCACCTGGTCCGTTGCTGGCTCACGAAGGAAGCGAGCGCGCTCGCCAAGGAGGCCAAGTAA
- a CDS encoding dipeptide ABC transporter ATP-binding protein, producing the protein MSDTLIEVRDLVKHFPITRGVLFQRQVGAVKAVNGLSFDIKQGETLGLVGESGCGKSTTGRLILRLLEPTSGAVRYQGRDVLSLSPKEMRELRRDMQIVFQNPYASLDPRMTVGDSIAEPLRVHGIVRGDALHKRIRELLDRVGLNPTYADRYPHEFSGGQRQRIGIARALAINPKFVVADEPVSALDVSVQAQVLNLLDDLQAEFGLTYLFIAHNLSTVQHISDRVAVMYLGSMMELANSDELYANPKHPYTQALLSAVPVPDPAAMRERVKQRVILQGDIPSPTNPPSGCVFHTRCPHAMDACRSRVPVARDLGNRHLVACHLYDPEVSPAVTATVPQAATPTLDS; encoded by the coding sequence GTGTCTGACACCCTCATCGAGGTCCGGGACCTGGTCAAGCACTTCCCCATCACGCGGGGCGTGTTGTTTCAGCGTCAGGTCGGGGCCGTCAAGGCAGTCAATGGCCTCTCGTTCGATATCAAGCAGGGTGAAACCCTTGGACTGGTGGGCGAATCCGGCTGTGGCAAGTCCACCACGGGGCGCCTGATCCTTCGTCTGCTCGAACCCACTTCAGGCGCCGTGCGTTATCAGGGCCGGGATGTGCTCTCCTTGTCACCCAAGGAGATGCGGGAACTTCGGCGCGATATGCAGATCGTGTTCCAGAATCCCTATGCCTCGCTCGATCCGCGCATGACGGTGGGGGATTCCATCGCTGAACCGCTGCGAGTACACGGGATCGTGCGCGGAGATGCCCTGCACAAGCGCATCCGAGAGCTGCTTGACCGCGTGGGGCTGAACCCGACCTATGCGGACCGCTACCCCCACGAATTCAGTGGGGGGCAGCGTCAACGCATCGGGATTGCGCGCGCCTTGGCCATCAATCCGAAGTTTGTGGTCGCCGACGAGCCGGTCTCGGCGCTCGACGTTTCCGTTCAGGCGCAGGTGCTGAATCTGCTTGATGATCTGCAAGCTGAGTTCGGGCTGACGTATCTGTTCATCGCGCACAACCTCAGCACCGTGCAGCACATCAGCGATCGCGTCGCGGTCATGTACCTCGGCTCGATGATGGAGTTGGCCAATTCGGACGAGCTGTACGCCAACCCGAAGCATCCTTACACTCAGGCGTTGCTTTCGGCGGTGCCCGTGCCCGATCCCGCGGCCATGCGGGAGCGGGTCAAGCAGCGGGTCATTTTGCAGGGGGACATCCCCAGCCCCACCAACCCGCCGAGCGGCTGCGTCTTCCACACGCGCTGCCCCCACGCGATGGACGCTTGCCGGAGTCGCGTGCCAGTGGCTCGTGACCTCGGCAACCGCCATCTGGTGGCCTGTCACCTCTACGACCCTGAGGTGTCCCCGGCCGTGACAGCCACGGTACCTCAGGCGGCCACACCCACTCTGGATTCTTGA